The following nucleotide sequence is from Lentimicrobium sp. L6.
GATGCTCTATGAATCCAATCAACCGGTATTGGGATGGAATGGCAAGTTTCAAGGCGAATTTGTGCCACCAGGCCCTTATGCTTATGTCCTGACCTATGAAACATTATATGGTAAAAAGATGCGCAAGAGCGGAGTTTTTTTTGTTCTTTAATAAAAGCTATTCCTGAAAATAATTCATTCTTCGTGTTTTTTAGTATATTTCTCTGTAAAACAGTGTTTTAAGGCTGGTGGGATTTAGGTTTATCTTAGGCAAAATACTGATTTACATTAGAAATATCTTTTTTCTATCAAAAGCAAAATTCAATTTCCTATTTTTGCATATTCAGTTGATCTTGTAATCGTGTTAATGATTTCAAGATGAACTCATTCATGTAATTTAATAAATTTAGATATGATAAGAGATAAGCAGATTTTCGATTTGATCGAGCAAGAAAAAAAACGTCAAACTCACGGTATTGAGTTAATTGCTTCAGAAAACTTTGTAAGTGATGAAGTCATGCAAGCCATGGGGTCTGTTTTAACAAATAAATATGCAGAAGGATATCCTGGTAAGCGTTATTATGGTGGTTGTGAGGTAGTGGATCAAACAGAGCAAATAGCTATTGACCGTGCTAAAGAATTATTTGCAGCAGAATATGTAAATGTTCAACCACACTCCGGTGCTCAGGCAAATATGGCTGTTATGCTAGCTTGTTTAGATCCAGGAGATACATTTATGGGTTTAGACCTTTCTCACGGTGGTCACCTTTCTCATGGTAGTCATGTAAATTCATCAGGAATTTTATATAATGCTGTTTCTTACGAAGTAGAAGAAGCTACTGGTGTTATTGATTATGACAAGATGGAAGCCAAAGCCTTAGAAACTAAGCCAAAGCTTATTATTGCTGGTGCTTCTGCTTATAGTCGCGATTGGGATTATGAAAGAATGAGAGACATTGCCGATAAAATTGATGCTATCTTAATGGCTGACATTTCACATCCTTCTGGATTAATTGCCAAAGGTTTATTAAACGATCCTATTCCTTATTGTCATATTGTAACTACTACTACTCATAAGACGCTGCGTGGCCCTAGAGGTGGTATGATTATGATGGGAGAAGATTTTGAGAATCCTTGGGGTTTAAAAACACCAAAAGGCGTGACTAAGATGATGTCTACCGTATTGAATTCAGCTGTATTTCCAGGTATTCAAGGTGGTCCTTTAGAGCATGTGATTGCTGCTAAAGCTGTTGCTTATGGCGAAGCCTTAACCGATAATTATATGAACTATATGCTTCAGGTTCAGAAAAATGCACAAGCTATGGCAGCTGCATTTATTGCTAAAGGATATCATGTAGTTTCAGGTGGAACAGATAATCACTTGATGTTGATTGACCTCAGAAGTAAATTCCCTGAAATTACTGGTAAAGTGGTAGAAAATACCTTGGTAAAAGCTGATATTACTGTAAACAAGAATATGGTTCCTTTCGATAGCCGTTCTCCATTCCAGACTTCTGGTTTAAGAGTGGGTACTCCAGCGGTGACTTCTCGTGGATTAACAGAAGAGCATATGCCTATTATTGTGGATTTAATTGATGAAGTGATTTCAGATATCGAAAACCCAGCAGTATTAGAAAAAGTAAGAAAAGAAGTGAATGCCTTAATGATGGATCGTCCATTATTTGTTTGGTAGTCACTTGATAATATAATTGAGGTCCAAGTTGAGGCATTGCTTTAGCTTGGACTTTTTTTTGTATTTTCACTTTTATAAAATTAAAAATAATGAGAGTATTAATTCAAAGAGTTTCCGAAGCTTCCGTAAAAATAGATGGACATATAAAATCAGAAATTGCTCAGGGTTTATTGATTTTGCTGGGCATAGAAAATGAGGATGGTCAAGAAGATATCAATTGGTTGGTGGAGAAGATTCTAAAGCTTAGGATATTTGATGACGAAAATGGAGTCATGAATTTGTCCTTGATGGATGTTAATGGAGACCTAATGCTTATTAGCCAGTTTACGCTACATGCCAGCACTCGAAAAGGAGCTCGACCCAGTTATATAAAAGCTGCACGTCCTGAAAAAGCGATTCCATTATATGAAGCATTTATTAAAGCCATGGAAGAAAAGAAAGGTGGAAAAATAGCCACTGGTGAGTTTGGAGCAGATATGAAAGTGGGGCTAATTAACGATGGTCCAGTGACAATATGGATAGATTCGAAAAATAAAGAATAGCTATTTATATGTTAAAACTTGACTAATTACCTAGAAATTACCTATTTTCGTCTGATTAAAAGATTAATAAATCCAAAATTAATATACTTATGAAAAAATTATCATCATTATTTGTTGTTGCTTTACTGGTATTAGCAGGAGCATTTACATCCTGCGAAAAAGTCGCAGAAGAACTTCAGAATTCAGTTGAAGTAACCGTTTATACTGATTTGGAAGCCCCAATGGTTGCGGTACCAGATGTAACTAAATCTACAGAAGAAGGAAGTGCTTCTTTTAATGAAACAGCAATCATAGACATTTCTAATAATGCAGATCTTGCAGATTATCTAGAGTCTATTCAAAGTATTGAGGTGACTAATATTAAAGTATTAGTTACAAGTACTACACCAGCTGGTCTTGCATTAGAAAGTGGTACTTTCTCTATTACTGATAATGTAAATGGAGACAGCTTTGCTTTTGCTAGTCCTGCCAATATGCCTATTGCAGTTGGTGCTCAGTTTGAAATTGGTAGCGATGCTCCAGGTTGGGATACTGTAAATAGTATTATTGCTTCTATGCATGCTTCTACTGTTAGTGCGGTGGGTACTATCAATAACGATACTTTTGAAGTCGGCTTTGTTGTTATGGTTTCTATTAAAGTAGTGGCTAAGCCTTAATGATAAAACTTAATAAGAAATTTACAGCCTGGTTCTTAATCGAATCAGGCTTTTTTATGTTAATGAATTTGCCTTATTATAACATGGGCGGCATAAAGGCTCGTAACTCTCGGTTTCACCTAATACCACTAAATCGTCACCTTGAATGGTTCTATGGGAATACTGAGCCAGGTTGCCACATTTTATACAAATCGCATGTACTTTTGTTACATATTCGGCGGTGGCCATGAGGTGGGGGATGGGACCGAAGGGCTTGGCTTGAAAATCCATATCTAGCCCAGCCACGATAACTCTTATACCTTTGTTGGCTAGTTGATTACATACAGAGCCTAATTGATTATCAAAAAATTGAGCTTCATCAATACCTACCACATCCACGTCGTGGGCATAAAGTAGAATTTGTTCTGCGCTATCTATAGGTGTGCTCTTAATGCTGTTCTCATTATGTGATACCACATCCTCCTCATCGTATCTTACATCAATTCCTGGTTTAAAAATTTCTACCTTGAGTTTGGCGATTTTTGCTCTATTGAGTCTTCTGATCAGCTCTTCAGTCTTACCCGAAAACATGGAGCCCACTATCACTTCTACCCAACCCAGTTTATCGCCATTAAATTTTTTCTGCTCTAGAAACATGATGTATATTTTTTCAAATGTCAGATATACAGAATGGTATGTCATTCTTTATCAACATTTGTATTTTAATAATTTTGTGCCGTACAATAAATAGGGCCATAAATTCATTATATCTTTAAGCCGATTATTATAAAAATCAAAAACCTAAAAACTGAAAACAAATTTAATCATCTTCAAGATTAATCCAATCCATTTTTGAAATAAAAAGATAGCATATGAGATTCAATTTAATGAAAGAAGAATTAGCGGCTATGTTAGCCAGTCTGACTGAGCAGTTTGAACTAATGGATTCCCATAAAGAAAATATTCCTCAAATCGAAATGGACATTTTTATTAGAAATATCCAGAAACTTTATGAAGATACCATTTATCTAAAGAAACTGAATGAATCCCCAGTTCTTAAAACAGAGAAGGAGCAAGAAGTTCAGGAATACAAGCTTCAAGTAGAAGAGTCTAAAGCTGTTCTTGTGAAAGAGCCTGTAAAAGAAGAAGCCATGGAGGAGCCTAAATACGAAGAGGTGCTTAAAGAAGAAATAAGCATGTCCGAAGAGGTGATTGAAGAAGTACAAGAGGAGATAGTAGAGATAGATTTCAAAGTGGAAGTAGAGGAAAAAATACCGGAAGAGCAGGTAGAAGAAGTAAAGTCCTCTTTAGACGATATGATTGAGCAGCCTAATCTAGAAAATAATTTGTTTAGCCAAGTAAAAACCAGTCCCGAGATATCTGATTTAAATAAAAAATTAGCTGACGCACGTAATACCCATTCGATAGTAGAAAAACTACAGAATAATAGAATAGAAAACCTGAAGTCTGTCATCGGAATCAATGATAAATTCTATTTTATTAACGAGTTGTTTGGTGGTAATGCTCAGAAGTATGAAGATATAATATATACCCTCAATAATTTTAAAAAGCTGGAGGATGCCATGCAATATTTCAGTACGCTAAAATATCGTTTTAATTGGGATGAAGAATCGGAGCCTTTTGCAAAATTGGTGAATATGTTAGAGCGGAAATTTAATTTGATAGATGCATAATTCTACTATGATATTAAAAAGCTTCATGATGATACTGTTCACATGGAGCTTTTTTGGTTTACAAGCTCAGGATCGAAAATCTGTGGAGAAGCATTTGAAAAAGCTCACTTCTACCTCTTTTGCTGGAAGAGCTTATGTGAATAATGGAGATGCTAAGGCGGCTAAATATATTGCCAAGCAATTTAAGAAGTATAAACTGGAAACCATTACCGGCAGCTATTATCAAGAATATGAATTTGCCATCAATACCTTTCCTAATCCTATTTCTCTTTCCTTAAATCAACAAGAACTCAAGGCTGGACTTGATTATGTAGTTGGGGCCTCTTCCGTTTCAACAAGTGGTGATTTTTCAACTATGTATTTACCTCTTTCAGAAGAGGAAAAGAAAAGTGATTTGAGTCAAACTTTTTTAGTGGGTGATCAGGCTTATAAAGAATTCTTGAAAGCGAATATATATCATGCAAAAGGATTTTTGTATTTAGAAGAGAAGCAGCCTATCTGGAGTGTTTATCATGGAAGAGATACTTCTTTATATATGGTATTAAAAGTAAATAGAGAAAAGATAAGAGATAGTATTACTAGTCTTCATCTTGAGGTAGAAAGTGTTTTTAATCCCTCCCACAAAACTCAAAATGTTTGGGGCTTTGTGGAAGGAGAAAGATATAAGGATAGCATTATTATTGTTGGTGCTCATTACGATCACCTTGGTATGATGGGGCAGGCCATTTATAGAGGGGCAAATGATAATGCTAGCGGAACAGTAATGGTGATGGAATTGGCTAAGTATTTTGCAAAACCTGAAAATAAGCCTGATTGTTCCATTGTTTTTGCCTTATTCAGCGGAGAAGAAGCTGGTCTCCTGGGAAGTAGATATATGGCCAATCATTTTCCTTTCGATTTGAGGATGGTGAAAATGATGATTAACCTAGATATGGTGGCTACTGGTAGCGATGGAATAACAGTGGTGAATGCGAATACGGTTCCACGAGTTTTTAATCGGCTGGTACAAGTTAATCAGAAAAAGCAGTATTTAAAGGAGGTGAAGGCTAGAGGAGAGCGTTGTAATAGTGACCATTGCCCATTCTATGAGAAAGGGGTATCAGCTGTTTTTATTTATACGATAGGTTCAGAGGCCACAGCCTATCATAGCCCTGATGATGATTTTCAAAGCCTACCGCTTACTGAGTTTGACGATTTATTCCTTCTATTAAGAGATGTTATTCAAGAATAGAAAATCATGATAAATGTATTGTGGGCTATTGGTTTATCCCTATTTTTGCAAATGATATCATAATTATCGTTTATAAAACACTTGATAATACTTGCAATCTATGAAAAAACTAGTCTATTTACTTCTTCTTGTATTCGTACTTCCATCTTGTGTAAAAGATGATGATAAAGCCCCCGATACTTCGGGTTTGCCAAAGCGAATTAAGACAGCCATATTTTATGATCATAATGTGGAAAGCCAAAGGTTTGATTATTACTATAATATAGACAAACTTGTAAAAGCAGAGCTTTATGCCAAAACAGGGGCTTCTGGCGACTGGGAAATGGTTAATGAATTGAATTATGAATATAACCTTCCGAAAGTTACATTAACAGTGAATTATAACTGGATGGGAACATGGACTGAAACCGCCAAAATAGAATATATCATCGAGGATGGGAAAATTCAGGAAATGAATCATTATACTAACTTCTATGATGTTTGGCGACATGATGTTTCAACATCATATTCTTATGCTAATGATAAGCTTATTTCTTATGTACAAGAACATTTAAGATCGGATACAGTGAGTTATGCAAAAAAATATGAGTATGACTATATTGATGGTTTTCCTGTTCAAGCTAAGCAGTATTACTTCCTTAATGGGGATTGGGAAATGAATAATTTCTATAATTATGATTACAAAGTTGGGGGTAGTGGAGGTTACAAAATCAGTGGTTTTGATGCCGATAGTATAGCTCACTCCGAAACGTTGGTCACCACAGTTGGGGGGCTAGTCACCAAAAGAGAAACTCTTTTGAGTTCATCTGCGGGTGAGCCATTGGTAATGGATAAAACAGAGGCTTTTAGATATTTCCAAGAAGTGTATTTATTGTACAGTGATTTGCAAACTGACATACAGTTTCAGCATGTCGATTATTATTACGAAAATGCGGAAGGAAATGCCGCTTGGTTTAATAGTCCTCAGGAAGAAATAGAGGGGGTTCCTAGACCCAAAGGACATGATCTTGTATATATGAGCTTTAATCTTATTCAAAAAAGATGGTAGGGTTCCTAAATTTAGGAACACGTTAAAGAATTGCGAATATGATTTTTTATTTGTAAATCTTGTAGTTTTGCAGCTATAAAAAGATAATCATGGAGTGGAAAATATATACTAAACAAGGTGATAAAGGGCAGACTTCTTTAATTGGTGGAACTCGAGTGCCTAAATACGATGATAGAGTAGAAGCTTATGGAACCATCGATGAACTAAAAAGCTATATTGGAATCATTAGGGATTTGAGTGAAGATAAAAAGATTAAAGATTTATTATTGGTGATTCAAGAGCGACTTTTTACTGCAGAAAGCAGGGTAGCGGTGGATTCTGAGGAGGTCTTGAAAAAAATGCCAGAGCTATTAGAA
It contains:
- the glyA gene encoding serine hydroxymethyltransferase, with the translated sequence MIRDKQIFDLIEQEKKRQTHGIELIASENFVSDEVMQAMGSVLTNKYAEGYPGKRYYGGCEVVDQTEQIAIDRAKELFAAEYVNVQPHSGAQANMAVMLACLDPGDTFMGLDLSHGGHLSHGSHVNSSGILYNAVSYEVEEATGVIDYDKMEAKALETKPKLIIAGASAYSRDWDYERMRDIADKIDAILMADISHPSGLIAKGLLNDPIPYCHIVTTTTHKTLRGPRGGMIMMGEDFENPWGLKTPKGVTKMMSTVLNSAVFPGIQGGPLEHVIAAKAVAYGEALTDNYMNYMLQVQKNAQAMAAAFIAKGYHVVSGGTDNHLMLIDLRSKFPEITGKVVENTLVKADITVNKNMVPFDSRSPFQTSGLRVGTPAVTSRGLTEEHMPIIVDLIDEVISDIENPAVLEKVRKEVNALMMDRPLFVW
- the dtd gene encoding D-aminoacyl-tRNA deacylase, yielding MRVLIQRVSEASVKIDGHIKSEIAQGLLILLGIENEDGQEDINWLVEKILKLRIFDDENGVMNLSLMDVNGDLMLISQFTLHASTRKGARPSYIKAARPEKAIPLYEAFIKAMEEKKGGKIATGEFGADMKVGLINDGPVTIWIDSKNKE
- a CDS encoding thymidine kinase: MFLEQKKFNGDKLGWVEVIVGSMFSGKTEELIRRLNRAKIAKLKVEIFKPGIDVRYDEEDVVSHNENSIKSTPIDSAEQILLYAHDVDVVGIDEAQFFDNQLGSVCNQLANKGIRVIVAGLDMDFQAKPFGPIPHLMATAEYVTKVHAICIKCGNLAQYSHRTIQGDDLVVLGETESYEPLCRPCYNKANSLT
- a CDS encoding M28 family metallopeptidase, producing the protein MILFTWSFFGLQAQDRKSVEKHLKKLTSTSFAGRAYVNNGDAKAAKYIAKQFKKYKLETITGSYYQEYEFAINTFPNPISLSLNQQELKAGLDYVVGASSVSTSGDFSTMYLPLSEEEKKSDLSQTFLVGDQAYKEFLKANIYHAKGFLYLEEKQPIWSVYHGRDTSLYMVLKVNREKIRDSITSLHLEVESVFNPSHKTQNVWGFVEGERYKDSIIIVGAHYDHLGMMGQAIYRGANDNASGTVMVMELAKYFAKPENKPDCSIVFALFSGEEAGLLGSRYMANHFPFDLRMVKMMINLDMVATGSDGITVVNANTVPRVFNRLVQVNQKKQYLKEVKARGERCNSDHCPFYEKGVSAVFIYTIGSEATAYHSPDDDFQSLPLTEFDDLFLLLRDVIQE